One window of the Cydia splendana chromosome 18, ilCydSple1.2, whole genome shotgun sequence genome contains the following:
- the LOC134799654 gene encoding uncharacterized protein LOC134799654, producing the protein MPLGWRPSNNNIKASGFADVLCVLLLSGVQKEDIDASTLRKLQRHNVNIDDIKDQQLKTQCIGKTDIPVTLTTPLTNPTTEKTKITVSDKNGLPAEDATPLQKIVDYLEFLHKEEKRKALESKDNDNKIKQGQKPFSFLSSSPFRDIIQGINVEDLNTETPLPRTTSTKKDNEKSKMEKNINSELETLMNVLRMNIGRTPDLSQQGSTTVKTVNNLPVSEHTKNIDYITKIVEEIMSKRQLKELNTTKGPNLNTNESLQNIGEKLDIQSKNKSLSLIRYYLNNCKLENYYRNNQGHKDKLDIFDNVKRLRSSINEPDANDSDEYSICNKLKAQEQKVIHGHNGNPIINNILSKLKEESERFKLLDKESAIGTIMEHQPQTALINQKNNKFINTKEGLNIVDDDYIRALGNESKNISFDGLRGHIKIDDTYKENSDIETDKALKNVLQSQSKLFNQIFNQQRNLINMCNTDKENLKPRENESPEPLQSASKAKLNNEQNEPMVTMQQSQDNYPTYINENIRKLEPKLGYEQAKLAGQLRLFQYNPSKSDNNVLNEEYKSYQRTAPNSFIIEDQAIGPNHKLRTRNRMDDTLKTINTLNSIAHDRDLGKDYKRPWFYAELSNKHFKLKMNGNQQGLYFTPNSYNKITNTVEPRLKNSFEKSWSPYFDIADNNTAIIRTNENLTANKEQPILVDPSLTRSNVRESMDGSKKYPMIDGTYQYENKYRSVIEDRSSEQLKTKQDKKINEVNCQTFHETRVECRSAADKHNDIKITNMRENSEETETFNNNIKTKHNHYRLPSRPTITEQHLDNDTTLDRFKINIDDDDFFSQNKTKESKKIPLLSPNVIKDIAQSIKEFVLRDLTTTMTTIPPSSTTTSQMTTTTPTTITKTVKSTTKEEMPTTSTKDPLKIQDASKTLEKMMEMLSKITLMKNTVLEPENVKHVPYNMNTTVTTQKTTTQHDEQQVVPTDNTLRHQQNIKLEESRGPHVPQPLQNVENLKAYVPQLGEMKDENRFPYGAQPLQQKPENHVPYVAQVFQRHPENQLPYDSQPLNLNPNHRLPYDTQPLQRGLVNRLPYEIQTLKRNIVNSEISEPCVSQAEQLNGQNRLQYSPHNSERNLENGVSVPQAPVNHSPYVSKAMQLNIENPNLIPQAAQTKAESNFQFDSQLLQNNQEIPQQSFQRNPEDHIPVPEVKTESRIQYFPLALQPKTNNRIPYDLQRLESNPENHVTYPPAPLQYLPHAAELPPGNSIPYGSPAGRLKTEDYLPYNPKPLQNGSKNRPYDYSMMDPYHHSKIVYREPYLKEVQAPVPQNKVKPSFGKVITVQTNSGEISPLKIVLQKPFLQNIVLTTQPPVKAHHSDETFNFKKPIQKHNRHQVEVKESEMSNINEDKSYVPRHTHKNTKIAVPKSRKIKKEREVDQHYKPRDLNDIEKFHEKLERGDPWHREDEKIAKRVQRPIVKNTNYDDTHFRNFLQTQQKVNAMLEKILASGKTKPISVEVI; encoded by the exons ATGCCCTTAGGCTGGCGTCcaagtaataataatattaaggcAAGTGGTTTTGCAGATGTGTTGTGCGTGCTGTTACTCAGTGGTGTCCAAAAGGAGGACATCGACGCGAGCACCCTGCGGAAACTGCAGCGACACAACGTAAACATCGACGATATCAAGGACCA GCAGCTGAAAACACAATGTATTGGTAAAACAGACATTCCAGTCACTTTGACCACGCCACTGACAAATCCAACCACCGAGAAAACAAAGATAACTGTTAGCGACA AAAATGGACTGCCAGCCGAAGACGCGACACCGCTACAAAAAATCGTTGattatttagaatttttacataaagaagaaaaaagaaaagCCTTGGAATCTAAAGATAATGACAATAAAATCAAACAGGGACAGAAGCCCTTCTCATTTCTATCCAGTTCTCCTTTTCGTGATATAATTCAAGGAATTAACGTTGAAGATTTAAATACCGAAACACCACTTCCAAGAACGACCAGCACTAAGAAGGACAATGAAAAAAGCAAAATGGAAAAGAATATAAATTCGGAGCTTGAGACCTTAATGAACGTTTTGCGAATGAATATTGGCAGGACGCCTGATTTATCGCAGCAAGGAAGTACTACGGTTAAAACAGTTAATAATCTTCCTGTTTCTGAACACACTAAAAATATCGATTATATTACAAAAATAGTAGAGGAAATAATGTCCAAGAGACAATTGAAAGAGTTAAACACAACTAAAGGCCCtaatttaaatacaaatgaatcATTGCAAAATATAGGCGAAAAGCTCGACATACAATCCAAAAACAAATCATTATCACTAATAAGATATTATTTAAACAATTGCAAACTCGAGAATTATTACAGAAATAACCAAGGTCATAAAGATAAGTTGGATATATTTGACAATGTCAAAAGGCTTAGATCCAGTATTAACGAGCCAGATGCAAATGATAGTGACGAATACTCCATTTGCAATAAATTAAAAGCACAAGAACAGAAAGTAATCCATGGCCATAACGGCAACCCTATAATCAATAAcattttaagtaaattaaaagagGAAAGTGAAAGGTTTAAGCTGTTAGATAAAGAAAGTGCCATTGGAACTATTATGGAACATCAACCACAAACTGCGCTTATCAATCAGAAAAATAACAAATTTATCAACACTAAAGAAGGGTTAAATATAGTAGACGATGACTACATTAGAGCATTAGGCAATGAATCTAAAAATATAAGCTTTGATGGCCTAAGAGGTCACATAAAAATAGATGATACTTATAAAGAAAACTCGGATATTGAAACTGATAAAGCATTAAAAAATGTATTACAATCGCAATCAAAACTTTTTAACCAAATATTTAATCAACAAAGAAACCTCATAAATATGTGCAATACCGACAAAGAAAACTTAAAACCACGCGAAAATGAGAGTCCCGAACCTTTACAATCTGCATCGAAAGCTAAACTAAATAATGAACAAAATGAGCCTATGGTAACCATGCAACAATCACAAGATAACTACCCGACATACATTAATGAAAACATACGTAAACTAGAGCCTAAATTAGGATATGAGCAAGCAAAACTTGCAGGTCAATTACGTTTATTCCAATACAACCCATCCAAATCAGACAACAATGTATTAAATGAAGAATACAAAAGTTATCAACGTACGGCCCCAAACTCTTTTATTATAGAAGATCAAGCTATAGGGCCGAATCATAAGCTTAGAACAAGAAATAGAATGGATGATACATTAAAAACAATCAACACACTGAATAGTATCGCTCACGATCGAGACCTCGGTAAGGACTATAAACGACCCTGGTTCTATGCTGAACTGAGCAATAAACATTTCAAACTCAAAATGAATGGAAATCAACAGGGATTGTATTTTACGCCTAACAGCTATAACAAAATAACCAATACAGTCGAGCCTAGATTAAAAAACTCGTTCGAAAAAAGTTGGTCACCGTACTTTGACATTGCCGATAATAACACTGCAATTATTCGAACAAACGAAAATCTAACGGCTAATAAAGAACAACCAATTTTAGTCGATCCATCATTAACCCGATCAAACGTCCGAGAATCAATGGATGGCAGTAAAAAATACCCCATGATCGACGGAACGTACcaatatgaaaataaatatcGTAGCGTCATTGAAGATAGAAGTTCAGAACAATTAAAAACCAAACAAGATAAGAAAATTAACGAAGTTAATTGCCAAACATTTCATGAAACCAGGGTCGAATGCCGTTCCGCTGCTGATAAgcataatgatataaaaattactaatatgAGAGAAAATAGTGAGGAAACAGAAACTTTCAataataacataaaaacgaaacatAATCATTATAGATTACCATCAAGACCTACTATCACTGAGCAGCACTTGGACAATGATACAACTTTAGAccgatttaaaataaatatcgaCGACGATGATTTTTTCAGCCAAAATAAAACTaaagaaagtaaaaaaatacctttATTATCTCCAAATGTTATAAAAGATATAGCACAAAGTATAAAGGAATTTGTATTAAGGGATTTAACAACAACAATGACAACGATACCACCCAGCAGCACTACAACTTCTCAGATGACAACTACAACACCTACTACAATCACCAAAACTGTTAAATCTACGACAAAAG AAGAAATGCCAACGACATCGACCAAAGATCCATTAAAAATACAAGATGCTTCGAAAACATTGGAGAAAATGATGGAAATGTTATCGAAAATAACTTTGATGAAGAATACAGTTTTAGAACCAGAGAACGTTAAGCATGTTCCGTACAACATGAATACAACAGTCACAACACAAAAAACCACCACGCAACACGATGAGCAACAAGTAGTACCAACAGACAATACCCTTCGACATCAACAAAATATCAAATTGGAAGAAAGCCGTGGACCGCATGTTCCACAACCTTTACAAAACGTAGAAAACCTTAAAGCATACGTGCCTCAACTGGGTGAAATGAAAGATGAAAATCGGTTCCCTTATGGTGCACAACCTTTGCAACAGAAGCCAGAAAACCATGTACCATACGTCGCACAAGTTTTCCAGCGTCACCCAGAGAATCAATTACCATATGACTCACAACCATTAAATCTTAATCCAAACCATCGTCTACCATATGATACACAGCCTTTACAGCGAGGCCTTGTGAATCGCTTACCATACGAAATACAAACATTAAAGCGCAACATAGTAAACTCGGAAATTAGCGAGCCGTGTGTGTCACAGGCAGAACAACTCAATGGACAAAATCGTTTACAATATTCTCCACATAACTCAGAGCGTAATCTAGAAAACGGAGTATCTGTTCCACAGGCCCCAGTAAACCATTCGCCATATGTTTCAAAGGCAATGCAACTCAACATTGAAAACCCTAATCTAATCCCACAGGCCGCACAAACCAAAGCAGAAAGCAATTTCCAATTTGATTCACAGCTCTTACAAAATAATCAAGAAATCCCACAACAGTCTTTCCAGCGTAATCCGGAAGACCATATACCAGTGCCAGAAGTTAAAACAGAAAGCCGAATACAATATTTTCCATTAGCTTTACAACCAAAAACAAATAACCGAATTCCATATGATTTACAGCGGTTAGAGTCCAACCCAGAAAATCACGTAACATATCCTCCAGCGCCCTTACAATATTTGCCACATGCTGCAGAATTACCACCAGGAAACAGCATACCATATGGTTCACCGGCTGGGCGACTAAAAACTGAAGATTATTTACCATATAACCCAAAACCTTTACAAAATGGCTCAAAAAACAGACCATATGATTACAGTATGATGGACCCTTATCATCATTCGAAAATTGTATATAGGGAGCCATATTTAAAAGAGGTTCAAGCACCTGTCCCGCAAAACAAAGTAAAACCGTCTTTTGGTAAAGTTATAACAGTACAAACAAACTCTGGAGAAATATCACCATTGAAAATAGTACTGCAAAAACCTTTTTTGCAAAATATAGTACTTACAACACAACCGCCAGTAAAAGCGCATCACAGTGATGAAACTTTCAATTTCAAAAAACCAATACAAAAACATAATCGACACCAAGTGGAAGTCAAAGAAAGCGAAATGAGTAATATTAATGAAGACAAAAGTTATGTGCCTCGACACACGCACAAAAACACTAAGATAGCTGTTCCAAAAtctagaaaaataaaaaaggaacgCGAAGTAGACCAACACTATAAACCACGAGATCTTAACGATATTgaaaaatttcatgaaaagtTAGAGCGAGGCGATCCGTGGCATCGCGAAGATGAAAAGATTGCAAAGAGAGTGCAAAGACCGATTGTGAAGAATACTAATTATGATGACACGCATTTCCGAAATTTTCTACAAACACAACAGAAAGTAAACGCTATGCTTGAGAAAATATTGGCTTCTGGTAAAACCAAGCCAATCAGTGTCGAggttatataa
- the LOC134799586 gene encoding protein transport protein Sec23A isoform X2, whose product MATYEEFIQQNEDRDGIRFTWNVWPSSRIEATRLVVPLACLYQPLKERPDLPPIQYEPVLCTRNTCRAVLNPMCQVDYRAKLWVCNFCFQRNPFPPQYAAISEQHQPAELIPNFSTIEYTITRAQTMPPIYLLVVDTCMDEEELGALKDSLQTSLSLMPQNALVGLITFGRMVQIHELGTEGISKCYVFKGTKDLSAKQIQEQLAIGRVNAPNTQQRPGTQAPTPPAHRFLQPVKQCDMALTDLLGELGRDPWPLGVGKRPLRSSGVALSLAVGLLEVTYPNTGARIMMFLGGPCSQGPGQVVNDELKQPIRSHHDIHKDNAKYMKKGIKHYEALSFRSATNGHSIDIYSCALDQTGLMEMKQCCNSTGGHMVMGDSFNSSLFKQTFQRVFAKDQKNDFKMAFNGTLEVKCSRELKISGAIGSCVSLNVKGPCVSDQEVGMGNTSQWKLCTFTPSTTMAIFFEVVNQHAAPVPQGGRGCVQLITQYQHSSGQRRVRVTTVARNWGDAAVNLPHIAAGFDQEAAAVVMARLVVYRAEQEDGPDVLRWLDRMLIRLCQKFGEYAKDDPNSFRLSENFSLYPQFMYHLRRSQFLQVFNNSPDETTFYRHMLMREDLTQSLIMIQPILYSYSFGGPPEPVLLDTSSIQPDRILLMDTFFQILIYHGETIAQWRALRYQDMPEYESFAQLLRAPVDDAQEILQSRFPVPRYIDTEHGGSQARFLLSKVNPSQTHNNMYAYGGDGGAPVLTDDVSLQVFMEHLKKLAVSSTA is encoded by the exons ATGGCGACGTATGAGGAGTTTATTCAGCAAAACGAAGACCGGGATGGCATACGGTTTACATGGAACGTGTGGCCGTCGAGCAGAATCGAAGCAACGCGGCTTGTGGTGCCTCTGGCCTGCTTGTACCAGCCACTGAAAGAACGGCCAGATCTGCCTCCAATTCAGTATGAGCCAGTCCTGTGCACCCGGAACACCTGCCGCGCTGTACTGAACCCGATGTGCCAGGTCGATTACAGAGCCAAATTGTGGGTGTGCAACTTCTGTTTCCAAAGAAATCCT TTCCCCCCGCAATATGCAGCCATATCCGAACAGCACCAACCTGCTGAGCTCATCCCAAACTTCTCAACCATTGAGTACACAATCACACGGGCTCAGACGATGCCACCCATTTACCTGCTGGTGGTTGACACTTGTATGGATGAGGAGGAATTGGGGGCTTTGAAGGACTCCCTGCAGACGTCACTCAGTTTGATGCCGCAGAATGCACTAGTTGGTCTTATTACATTTGGGCGCATGGTACAGATTCATGAGTTAG GTACAGAAGGCATATCCAAGTGCTATGTTTTCAAAGGAACCAAAGACTTGAGTGCCAAGCAGATCCAAGAGCAGCTGGCGATCGGACGCGTCAACGCGCCCAACACCCAGCAACGTCCTGGCACCCAGGCGCCGACGCCTCCGGCCCACCGGTTCCTCCAACCTGTCAAACAATGCGACATGGCCTTGACTGACTTACTCGGCGAGCTCGGCCGGGATCCTTGGCCTCTAGGAGTAGGAAAGAGACCTTTGAGAAGCAGTGGAGTTGCTCTCTCATTGGCTGTCGGATTATTAGAAGTCACTTATCCTAATACTGGGGCTAGAATCATGATGTTCCTTGGCGGCCCGTGCTCCCAAGGACCCGGTCAGGTGGTCAATGATGAGCTGAAGCAGCCCATCCGCTCGCATCACGACATTCACAAAGATAACGCCAAGTATATGAAGAAGGGTATCAAGCATTACGAAGCGTTGTCTTTCCGATCGGCGACGAATGGCCACTCAATCGATATTTATTCGTGCGCGCTGGATCAGACTGGTCTGATGGAGATGAAACAGTGTTGTAATTCAACTGG AGGACATATGGTGATGGGTGACTCGTTCAACTCCTCACTCTTCAAGCAAACCTTCCAACGTGTGTTCGCAAAAGACCAGAAGAATGACTTCAAAATGGCGTTCAATGGCACTTTAGAAGTCAAGTGCAGCCGAGAATTAAAAA TAAGTGGCGCAATCGGTTCTTGCGTGTCGCTGAACGTGAAAGGGCCCTGCGTGTCGGACCAAGAAGTGGGTATGGGCAACACGAGCCAGTGGAAACTGTGCACCTTCACGCCCAGCACTACCATGGCCATCTTCTTTGAG GTGGTGAATCAGCACGCAGCGCCGGTGCCTCAGGGCGGGCGCGGCTGCGTGCAGCTCATCACGCAGTACCAGCACTCGAGCGGCCAGCGACGCGTGCGAGTCACCACTGTGGCACGCAA CTGGGGCGACGCCGCGGTGAACCTGCCTCACATCGCGGCCGGCTTCGACCAGGAGGCCGCGGCCGTGGTGATGGCGCGCCTCGTGGTGTACCGCGCCGAGCAGGAGGACGGGCCCGACGTGCTGCGCTGGCTCGACCGCATGCTCATCCGCCTG TGTCAGAAGTTCGGCGAGTACGCCAAAGATGATCCGAACAGTTTCCGGCTTTCAGAGAACTTCAGCCTTTATCCGCAGTTCATGTACCATCTGCGTCGCTCCCAGTTCCTGCAGGTGTTCAACAACTCGCCCGACGAGACCACCTTCTACAG GCACATGTTGATGCGCGAGGATCTTACCCAGTCGCTGATAATGATCCAACCGATCCTGTACTCGTACAGTTTCGGCGGCCCGCCCGAGCCCGTGCTGCTGGACACCTCCTCCATCCAGCCCGACCGCATCCTGCTCATGGACACCTTCTTCCAGATCCTCATATACCACGGCGAG ACGATAGCGCAATGGCGCGCCCTCCGCTACCAAGACATGCCGGAGTACGAGAGCTTCGCCCAGCTGCTGCGGGCTCCCGTCGACGACGCGCAGGAGATCCTGCAGAGCCGCTTCCCCGTGCCGCGGTACATCGACACCGAGCACGGAGGCTCTCAG gccCGTTTCCTGTTGTCGAAGGTCAATCCATCTCAGACGCACAACAACATGTACGCGTATGGAGGG GATGGCGGAGCCCCCGTGCTCACGGATGACGTGTCGCTGCAGGTGTTCATGGAGCACCTCAAGAAGCTTGCCGTGTCGTCCACCGCCTAG
- the LOC134799586 gene encoding protein transport protein Sec23A isoform X1 yields the protein MATYEEFIQQNEDRDGIRFTWNVWPSSRIEATRLVVPLACLYQPLKERPDLPPIQYEPVLCTRNTCRAVLNPMCQVDYRAKLWVCNFCFQRNPFPPQYAAISEQHQPAELIPNFSTIEYTITRAQTMPPIYLLVVDTCMDEEELGALKDSLQTSLSLMPQNALVGLITFGRMVQIHELGTEGISKCYVFKGTKDLSAKQIQEQLAIGRVNAPNTQQRPGTQAPTPPAHRFLQPVKQCDMALTDLLGELGRDPWPLGVGKRPLRSSGVALSLAVGLLEVTYPNTGARIMMFLGGPCSQGPGQVVNDELKQPIRSHHDIHKDNAKYMKKGIKHYEALSFRSATNGHSIDIYSCALDQTGLMEMKQCCNSTGGHMVMGDSFNSSLFKQTFQRVFAKDQKNDFKMAFNGTLEVKCSRELKISGAIGSCVSLNVKGPCVSDQEVGMGNTSQWKLCTFTPSTTMAIFFEVVNQHAAPVPQGGRGCVQLITQYQHSSGQRRVRVTTVARNWGDAAVNLPHIAAGFDQEAAAVVMARLVVYRAEQEDGPDVLRWLDRMLIRLCQKFGEYAKDDPNSFRLSENFSLYPQFMYHLRRSQFLQVFNNSPDETTFYRHMLMREDLTQSLIMIQPILYSYSFGGPPEPVLLDTSSIQPDRILLMDTFFQILIYHGETIAQWRALRYQDMPEYESFAQLLRAPVDDAQEILQSRFPVPRYIDTEHGGSQARFLLSKVNPSQTHNNMYAYGGAMPMPSADGGAPVLTDDVSLQVFMEHLKKLAVSSTA from the exons ATGGCGACGTATGAGGAGTTTATTCAGCAAAACGAAGACCGGGATGGCATACGGTTTACATGGAACGTGTGGCCGTCGAGCAGAATCGAAGCAACGCGGCTTGTGGTGCCTCTGGCCTGCTTGTACCAGCCACTGAAAGAACGGCCAGATCTGCCTCCAATTCAGTATGAGCCAGTCCTGTGCACCCGGAACACCTGCCGCGCTGTACTGAACCCGATGTGCCAGGTCGATTACAGAGCCAAATTGTGGGTGTGCAACTTCTGTTTCCAAAGAAATCCT TTCCCCCCGCAATATGCAGCCATATCCGAACAGCACCAACCTGCTGAGCTCATCCCAAACTTCTCAACCATTGAGTACACAATCACACGGGCTCAGACGATGCCACCCATTTACCTGCTGGTGGTTGACACTTGTATGGATGAGGAGGAATTGGGGGCTTTGAAGGACTCCCTGCAGACGTCACTCAGTTTGATGCCGCAGAATGCACTAGTTGGTCTTATTACATTTGGGCGCATGGTACAGATTCATGAGTTAG GTACAGAAGGCATATCCAAGTGCTATGTTTTCAAAGGAACCAAAGACTTGAGTGCCAAGCAGATCCAAGAGCAGCTGGCGATCGGACGCGTCAACGCGCCCAACACCCAGCAACGTCCTGGCACCCAGGCGCCGACGCCTCCGGCCCACCGGTTCCTCCAACCTGTCAAACAATGCGACATGGCCTTGACTGACTTACTCGGCGAGCTCGGCCGGGATCCTTGGCCTCTAGGAGTAGGAAAGAGACCTTTGAGAAGCAGTGGAGTTGCTCTCTCATTGGCTGTCGGATTATTAGAAGTCACTTATCCTAATACTGGGGCTAGAATCATGATGTTCCTTGGCGGCCCGTGCTCCCAAGGACCCGGTCAGGTGGTCAATGATGAGCTGAAGCAGCCCATCCGCTCGCATCACGACATTCACAAAGATAACGCCAAGTATATGAAGAAGGGTATCAAGCATTACGAAGCGTTGTCTTTCCGATCGGCGACGAATGGCCACTCAATCGATATTTATTCGTGCGCGCTGGATCAGACTGGTCTGATGGAGATGAAACAGTGTTGTAATTCAACTGG AGGACATATGGTGATGGGTGACTCGTTCAACTCCTCACTCTTCAAGCAAACCTTCCAACGTGTGTTCGCAAAAGACCAGAAGAATGACTTCAAAATGGCGTTCAATGGCACTTTAGAAGTCAAGTGCAGCCGAGAATTAAAAA TAAGTGGCGCAATCGGTTCTTGCGTGTCGCTGAACGTGAAAGGGCCCTGCGTGTCGGACCAAGAAGTGGGTATGGGCAACACGAGCCAGTGGAAACTGTGCACCTTCACGCCCAGCACTACCATGGCCATCTTCTTTGAG GTGGTGAATCAGCACGCAGCGCCGGTGCCTCAGGGCGGGCGCGGCTGCGTGCAGCTCATCACGCAGTACCAGCACTCGAGCGGCCAGCGACGCGTGCGAGTCACCACTGTGGCACGCAA CTGGGGCGACGCCGCGGTGAACCTGCCTCACATCGCGGCCGGCTTCGACCAGGAGGCCGCGGCCGTGGTGATGGCGCGCCTCGTGGTGTACCGCGCCGAGCAGGAGGACGGGCCCGACGTGCTGCGCTGGCTCGACCGCATGCTCATCCGCCTG TGTCAGAAGTTCGGCGAGTACGCCAAAGATGATCCGAACAGTTTCCGGCTTTCAGAGAACTTCAGCCTTTATCCGCAGTTCATGTACCATCTGCGTCGCTCCCAGTTCCTGCAGGTGTTCAACAACTCGCCCGACGAGACCACCTTCTACAG GCACATGTTGATGCGCGAGGATCTTACCCAGTCGCTGATAATGATCCAACCGATCCTGTACTCGTACAGTTTCGGCGGCCCGCCCGAGCCCGTGCTGCTGGACACCTCCTCCATCCAGCCCGACCGCATCCTGCTCATGGACACCTTCTTCCAGATCCTCATATACCACGGCGAG ACGATAGCGCAATGGCGCGCCCTCCGCTACCAAGACATGCCGGAGTACGAGAGCTTCGCCCAGCTGCTGCGGGCTCCCGTCGACGACGCGCAGGAGATCCTGCAGAGCCGCTTCCCCGTGCCGCGGTACATCGACACCGAGCACGGAGGCTCTCAG gccCGTTTCCTGTTGTCGAAGGTCAATCCATCTCAGACGCACAACAACATGTACGCGTATGGAGGG GCGATGCCGATGCCGTCAGcg GATGGCGGAGCCCCCGTGCTCACGGATGACGTGTCGCTGCAGGTGTTCATGGAGCACCTCAAGAAGCTTGCCGTGTCGTCCACCGCCTAG
- the LOC134799593 gene encoding calcineurin B homologous protein 1 — MGNKSSLMLRVEEIAQIQEETGFTPNQIERLYSRFTSLDKNDCGTLSREDFLRIPELAINPLSERIVHSFFAESHDDRVNFLQFMRVLSHFRPIRKNRENKLNSREEKLRFAFSMYDLDNDGKISRDELLAILHMMVGVNISEEQLTSIAERTILEADTNNDQMISFEEFCHALDRTDVEQKMSIRFLN, encoded by the exons ATGGGAAACAAATCGTCTTTGATGTTGAGAGTAGAAGAAATAGCTCAAATTCAAGAGGAAACGGGAT TCACTCCAAACCAAATTGAGCGTCTATACTCAAGATTTACATCCCTGGACAAAAATGACTGTGGTACATTGTCTCGAGAAGACTTTCTCCGCATTCCTGAACTGGCCATCAACCCCCTCAGTGAGCGCATTGTGCACTCCTTCTTTGCTGAGAGCCATGATGACCGAGTCAACTTCCTGCAGTTCATGAGAGTGCTGTCTCACTTCAGGCCTATTAGGAAGAATAGAGAGAACAAATTGAATAGTCGGGAGGAAAAACTAAGAT TTGCCTTCTCGATGTATGATCTGGACAATGACGGAAAGATCTCCAGGGATGAGCTGCTGGCTATCCTGCACATGATGGTTGGAGTCAACATCAG CGAAGAGCAGTTAACCAGCATCGCGGAGCGCACAATCCTCGAGGCCGACACCAACAATGACCAGATGATCTCCTTCGAGGAGTTCTGCCACGCGCTGGATCGCACCGACGTCGAGCAGAAGATGTCCATCCGCTTCCTCAACTGA